The following are encoded together in the Candidatus Woesearchaeota archaeon genome:
- a CDS encoding fructose 1,6-bisphosphatase, translating to MKTTISVIKADIGGLVGHSRSHPEILEMAKSILKEKNELTDFHVTNCGDDLELIMTHNKGVENPLIHGIAWNVFEEGTKLAKQLKLYGAGQDLLKDSFSGNIKGMGPGVAELEFEERESEPIIIFMADKTEPGAWNLPLYKIFADPFSTSGLVIDPKLHHGFTFEVHDVVKHKTVMFRLPEDTYSMLALIGQPGRFVIKRVFRNFDNEIAAVSSIERLSLMAGRYVGKDDPVLITRAQSGFPAVGELLEPFTHAHLVAGWMRGSHHGPLMPVALKHANPTRFDGPPRVIALGFQLNNGKLGHIVDMFDDPSFDQARRKAGIIADYMKIHGPFEPARLSADEMEYTTLPGVMEKINERWKEES from the coding sequence AATTCTTGAAATGGCAAAAAGCATTCTTAAGGAAAAAAATGAGCTTACTGACTTTCATGTTACAAACTGCGGCGATGACCTTGAGCTGATAATGACCCACAATAAAGGTGTTGAAAATCCATTAATACATGGCATTGCATGGAATGTTTTTGAAGAAGGCACAAAGCTTGCAAAGCAGCTTAAGCTTTATGGGGCTGGCCAGGATTTATTGAAAGACAGCTTTTCAGGAAATATAAAAGGAATGGGCCCAGGTGTTGCTGAACTGGAGTTTGAGGAGCGCGAATCAGAGCCCATTATAATTTTCATGGCTGATAAGACAGAGCCAGGAGCATGGAATCTGCCGCTTTATAAGATATTTGCTGATCCTTTCTCGACATCTGGCTTGGTTATTGACCCAAAACTCCATCATGGCTTTACATTCGAAGTACATGATGTTGTGAAGCACAAGACCGTCATGTTCAGGCTGCCTGAGGACACATACAGCATGCTTGCATTGATTGGCCAGCCAGGGCGGTTTGTGATAAAAAGGGTGTTCAGGAATTTTGATAATGAAATTGCGGCTGTTAGCTCCATTGAAAGATTGAGCTTGATGGCAGGAAGGTATGTTGGGAAGGATGACCCTGTTTTAATTACAAGAGCGCAGTCTGGATTTCCTGCAGTTGGCGAGCTCTTAGAGCCATTCACACACGCGCATCTGGTAGCTGGCTGGATGCGCGGCTCTCATCATGGCCCTTTAATGCCTGTTGCATTGAAGCACGCAAATCCTACAAGGTTTGACGGCCCTCCAAGGGTTATTGCATTGGGATTTCAGCTGAACAATGGGAAGCTGGGCCATATTGTAGATATGTTTGATGACCCTAGTTTTGACCAGGCAAGAAGGAAGGCGGGAATAATTGCAGATTATATGAAGATACACGGGCCTTTCGAGCCGGCAAGATTAAGCGCAGATGAGATGGAATATACGACACTGCCTGGCGTGATGGAAAAGATTAATGAAAGATGGAAAGAAGAATCCTAA
- a CDS encoding Lrp/AsnC family transcriptional regulator, which yields MEWDKMFSKKDVEILSHLRNNARKRITSIARETNIPATTIYDKVRIHEKKGLVKKSIALLDFSKLGYLTNAHFAVRAKRDSRKNLQEFLMSQPNINSLYKVDYGFDFLFEAVFKDLADAESFAEKLEENFDVEEIKKFHVIEELKKEEFLSKPEHFELV from the coding sequence ATGGAGTGGGACAAAATGTTTTCAAAAAAAGACGTGGAAATCCTTTCGCATCTGAGGAACAACGCAAGGAAGAGAATAACAAGCATAGCGAGGGAAACAAACATTCCGGCAACAACAATCTACGATAAAGTGCGGATCCATGAAAAAAAGGGCTTGGTAAAGAAAAGCATAGCATTGCTGGATTTCAGCAAATTAGGATACTTAACAAATGCTCATTTCGCTGTCAGGGCAAAGAGGGATTCAAGAAAAAATCTGCAGGAGTTTTTGATGAGCCAGCCTAACATCAACTCGCTTTACAAGGTGGACTATGGATTTGACTTTTTGTTTGAGGCAGTTTTTAAGGACCTTGCTGATGCCGAGTCTTTCGCTGAAAAGCTGGAGGAAAATTTTGATGTTGAGGAAATAAAAAAATTCCATGTTATTGAGGAGCTGAAAAAAGAGGAGTTTTTGAGCAAGCCAGAGCATTTTGAGCTG